The following coding sequences are from one Musa acuminata AAA Group cultivar baxijiao chromosome BXJ2-4, Cavendish_Baxijiao_AAA, whole genome shotgun sequence window:
- the LOC103982162 gene encoding formin-like protein 5 isoform X5 has product MALFRRLFYRKPPDRLLEITERVYVFDCCFSSDIMEEDDYRKYMDDIVTQLHEHFPDASFLVINFKGEVESKISDILAQYGITVRGYPRHYEGCPVLPLEIIHHFLRLCENWLTLERQQNVLLMHCERGGWPILAFMLASLLLYRKHYSGEQRTLEMVYKQAPKELLQILCPLNPQSSHLRYLQYITRIGSETWPPQDTPFTLDCLILRVIPNIDGEGGCRPIVRVYGQDPLFPADRSSKVLFSTAKTKKHVQHFRQAEDAPIKLNVRCCVQGDLVLECINVDEYLEDEELMFRVMFNTAFIQSHILLLNPEDIDIPWEAEDRFSKDFKAEVLFSEFDAESDTSTGTGATDEVEMEVGSTEEFFEAEEIFSSPDWHDGQKDLDIQTAVFSNTLETFSPRSEMSNPEADGRSQLESFYSEQVTLVDEETLVLDLLTGVSMDLDHADHENNPGVKALNTLDDMFNEAKSTTLAGEESTSDNSKQDTTDNISLAVEEITSSASSSFEQDRVWQRAILTSDHVAHELGVSFLADDQMSSRSVRDSIEDTGNNSDEVRCKVEMCDVTNNTRNFATENRTDSGLAYQRLDSDIEVQNSEKLKHHMSNEALTVDIGQSPFSVLYKEKDEKPEPLGNSIELLNKRTISQSFHPSRGIDAILVDASSQPEIQFAGKTVSTSRVTATSMTITGSSPSEPLSPPSTEALLEASSTPCTGPLFVSIQPSNSPTLSVASPLSSTPPPPPLPPPPSSPHIYSRIRRKVPPHPSLLASYGALSFALSRPLQIHDVFQNPDQHLGPQMICDSVAISATSSSHLPHQPPSMQLDSLSLPPLLPSQGQSLPSPHHLSHSSPPTAIIPSSNYPLELSPPLASSTLFPPSPHSSNTIYDPSHLSSTEPESGLNKISDPSPPTSLPSSSPPGQNVDIFISPLSNLSTKKDPFDPPPVAASPPPNTIWHNIPMFANITLSDPPFTHGGPSPTCSLHDESKEVLAASQDFASYSCSLQLSPSKAICKGVPPPSPPPPPHPTTPPRPQHPPPPPPPLGLPEPHTRATPLTLSPPPPPTNSHRAHIRVPPPPPPPLFPPTLRDLPKGHIRSPSSSYLEVDKSSLILPTSLPPQADEHGIAPNPKPFTIVHETTTPATSSPMEHIMSPPPPQGASLPLPLIGENGKAPPPPSFLENFGQSPPPPSLPGSYERPPPPPPPPPPLRCCGGASLPPLLGDTGEAPSSLSFVGAFEKAQSPPPHPKDHMQDPPPEPPPPPPPPGGGLFAPSPLLLHLKGGQGGISIPLLSAPHLGGHHVGVPIPPPPPPLRDVISPPLLSHHRVVSAPLSTREGVSTDSSSPMVQRGVSAPPPSSSPSGGVSCPPPPPPLPTPPPSDVFISPSQPPSRVVSISPLSSPPFGVVHAHPPPPPPTPPPLAPPPPHSIPPPIDVFISPPQPPSRFVSIPLLSPSTGVVHAHPPPLSPLPPLSGVVVAHPPPPPPLPPPFRVLVAHVPPPPPLSPPFGVIVAHPPPPSPPTPPPPPLPPPPPPLPSFGVVSPPSPWPPLGGAMSTPPLPPPPPKGVVFAPPMSPPSRASVSTPPLPPLGSVSTPPPSLPPLRGDVSTPPPPSPSLGANVCTPPPPPPSPPPSPSPGANVSTPPPPPPPPPPPPPQSPSLGANVCYPPPPPPPPPPPPSPSLGANVCYPPPPPPPPPPPPSPSPGANVSIPPPPPPPPPPLSPSEGGVFGPPTTPPPRGGVFAPPPPPPPIGGGVFAPPPPLPPLGEGVVASPPPPPPPGGGVVTPPPPPPPAGGGVVAPPPPPPPLGGGVFVQPPPPPPTPGGGVFVTPPPPPPPGGGVFAPPPLPPPGGGGQAPPPPPPGGVFAPPPPPLPGGCGQAPPPPPPPGGAVSTPPPPPRAPGAPPPPRAPGAPPPPGAPGAPPPPQAGIRGLPPNSMAGGRGNMLARPGGPGMSAARRSPFKPLHWVKVSRAMQGSLWAELQKHADAHSTSEFDVSELESLFSAVVPKSKDSSKSDGRQKSAGSKSDKVHLSAVLALDDSLLDADQVENLIKFCPTKEEMELLKGYSGNKENLGKCEQFFLELMKVPRVESKLRVFAFKIQFNSQISDIRKILHTVDSACEEVRGSEKLKEIMKKILHLGNTLNQGTARGSAVGFRLDSLLKLSDTRATNNRMTLMHYLCKFQVLAEKSAHLLDFHEDLVSLEAASKIQLKSMAEEQQAIVKGLEKVELELTASESDGPVSEIFCKTLKEFTAVSGAEVRSLTSLYNAVGKYADSLAMYFGEDPARCPFEQVVSTLLNFVRIFRKAHDENRKQAELEKKKAQKEAETEKSKEANIAKNVSR; this is encoded by the exons ATGGCGCTCTTCAGGAGGCTCTTCTACCGGAAGCCGCCCGATCGGCTTCTGGAAATTACCGAGAGGGTCTACG TGTTCGATTGTTGCTTTTCTTCGGATATTATGGAAGAAGATGATTACAGGAAGTACATGGATGACATTGTTACTCAACTTCATGAGCATTTCCCTGATGCTTCATTTTTGGTAATCAACTTCAAGGGTGAAGTCGAGAGCAAAATTTCAGATATCTTGGCCCAATATGGCATCACTGTCAGGGGGTACCCTCGCCATTATGAAGGGTGTCCAGTGCTTCCTTTGGAGATAATTCACCACTTCTTGAGGTTATGTGAGAACTGGCTAACTTTGGAAAGGCAGCAAAATGTCTTGCTAATGCATTGTGAGAGAGGAGGATGGCCTATTCTTGCATTTATGCTTGCAAGTCTTCTGCTTTACAGGAAACATTACAGCGGGGAACAAAGGACTCTGGAAATGGTGTATAAGCAGGCTCCGAAGGAGCTCCTTCAGATTTTGTGTCCATTGAACCCACAATCTTCGCATCTTAGATATCTCCAATACATAACTAGAATAGGCAGTGAGACATGGCCTCCGCAGGATACTCCTTTCACATTGGATTGCCTAATTCTGAGAGTTATTCCGAATATTGATGGAGAAGGGGGTTGCAGGCCTATAGTACGTGTCTATGGTCAAGACCCTCTGTTCCCAGCTGACAGGAGTTCTAAGGTTCTTTTCTCGACAGCAAAGACAAAGAAACATGTTCAGCATTTCAGACAG GCCGAGGATGCACCAATAAAATTAAATGTCCGCTGCTGTGTTCAAGGTGATCTGGTCCTTGAATGCATCAATGTGGATGAGTATCTGGAAGATGAGGAGCTAATGTTCAGGGTAATGTTCAACACGGCCTTTATACAGTCTCATATTTTGCTGTTGAATCCTGAGGATATAGACATTCCTTGGGAAGCTGAAGACCGCTTCTCGAAGGACTTCAAAGCAGAG GTACTCTTTTCAGAGTTTGATGCTGAGTCTGATACTTCCACGGGAACGGGAGCAACGGATGAGGTTGAGATGGAAGTTGGCTCAACAGAGGAGTTCTTCGAGGCAGAAGAGATCTTCAGCAGCCCTGACTGGCATGATGGACAGAAGGATCTCGATATTCAGACAGCTGTATTTTCAAACACACTAGAAACTTTCAGTCCAAGATCTGAAATGTCAAATCCTGAAGCTGATGGACGGAGCCAGTTAGAATCTTTTTATTCTGAACAAGTGACTCTTGTGGATGAAGAAACTCTGGTTCTAGATTTACTTACAGGGGTAAGCATGGACTTAGACCATGCTGATCATGAAAATAACCCTGGTGTAAAGGCATTGAACACTCTGGATGATATGTTTAATGAAGCAAAGAGCACGACTTTGGCAGGTGAAGAGAGTACATCAGACAACTCCAAACAGGATACTACTGACAACATTAGTCTAGCAGTTGAAGAGATAACCTCATCAGCAAGTAGCAGTTTTGAACAGGATAGAGTATGGCAAAGGGCAATATTGACTTCAGATCATGTGGCTCATGAATTAGGGGTCTCATTTTTGGCAGATGACCAAATGAGCAGCCGAAGTGTTAGAGATTCCATAGAGGATACAGGGAATAATTCAGATGAAGTTAGGTGCAAAGTAGAAATGTGTGATGTCACAAATAATACAAGAAACTTTGCCACTGAAAATAGGACAGATTCTGGGTTAGCATATCAGAGGTTGGATTCTGATATTGAAGTCCAGAATTCTGAGAAGCTCAAGCATCATATGTCAAATGAAGCACTTACAGTCGACATTGGACAATCTCCTTTCTCAGTTTTATACAAAGAGAAGGATGAAAAGCCGGAGCCATTAGGCAATTCCATAGAATTATTAAACAAAAGGACAATATCTCAGTCATTCCATCCAAGCCGAGGCATCGATGCAATTTTGGTGGATGCATCATCTCAACCTGAAATTCAATTTGCAGGAAAAACTGTAAGTACATCCAGAGTTACTGCTACAAGTATGACAATAACCGGTTCGTCTCCATCAGAACCATTGTCACCACCTTCAACTGAGGCACTTCTTGAGGCATCATCTACTCCATGTACAggtcctctttttgtttcaataCAACCATCCAACTCACCCACTCTTTCGGTTGCTTCACCTCTTTCATccacacctccacctccacctctgcCTCCACCTCCATCTTCACCACATATATATTCACGAATTAGGAGAAAAGTCCCTCCCCATCCATCATTGCTTGCCTCCTATGGAGCCTTGTCATTTGCTCTATCTCGACCTTTACAAATACATGATGTATTCCAAAATCCTGACCAACATCTTGGTCCTCAAATGATATGTGATTCTGTTGCCATAAGTGCTACTTCATCTTCACATTTACCTCACCAACCTCCATCCATGCAACTAGACTCTTTGTCGTTGCCTCCTTTGTTACCTTCTCAAGGCCAATCACTCCCTTCACCTCATCATCTGTCTCATTCATCGCCACCTACAGCTATAATACCATCCTCCAACTATCCCCTAGAACTTTCCCCTCCCCTTGCTTCAAGTACTCTTTTTCCACCATCCCCTCATTCTAGTAACACCATATATGACCCTTCACATCTCTCATCAACAGAGCCTGAAAGTGGATTAAACAAAATCTCTGATCCTTCTCCCCCTACCTCACTTCCTTCCTCATCTCCTCCTGGACAAAATGTTGACATATTCATTTCTCCTCTGTCAAATTTATCCACAAAAAAGGATCCATTTGATCCACCACCAGTAGCTGCTTCACCACCACCAAATACAATTTGGCATAACATACCAATGTTTGCTAACATTACACTGTCTGATCCACCTTTTACTCATGGAGGTCCCTCACCAACATGTTCACTCCATGATGAAAGCAAGGAAGTTCTAGCAGCATCACAAGATTTTGCATCATATTCATGTTCTCTACAACTATCACCATCTAAGGCTATATGTAAAGGCGTTCCAcctccatctccacctcctccCCCTCATCCGACAACTCCACCTAGACCTCAGCAtccacctcctccaccacctccattAGGCCTCCCTGAACCACATACAAGAGCAACACCTCTAACTTTATCCCCACCTCCACCTCCAACAAATTCCCACAGAGCACATATAAGagttcctcctccacctccacctcctttGTTCCCTCCAACTCTAAGAGATCTCCCTAAAGGACATATAAGATCTCCATCATCCTCTTATCTGGAAGTTGACAAAAGCTCATTGATTTTACCAACATCTCTACCTCCTCAAGCAGATGAACATGGAATTGCTCCAAATCCAAAACCATTCACTATAGTACATGAAACAACCACACCTGCAACCTCTTCTCCCATGGAACATATAATGTCTCCTCCACCACCTCAGGGAGCCTCACTTCCATTGCCATTAATTGGAGAAAATGGGAAGGCTCCACCGCCACCatcttttcttgaaaattttgggcAATCTCCACCTCCACCATCTCTTCCTGGAAGTTATGAACGACCTCCACCTCCGCCACCTCCACCACCTCCCCTTCGATGTTGTGGAGGAGCATCTTTGCCACCTTTACTTGGAGATACTGGCGAAGCACCATCTTCACTATCATTCGTTGGAGCATTCGAGAAAGCTCAAAGCCCACCACCTCACCCAAAAGATCATATGCAAGATCCACCTCCAGAACCACCCCCTCCACCGCCTCCCCCAGGAGGAGGTCTATTTGCTCCTTCACCTCTATTGCTTCACCTTAAAGGAGGTCAGGGAGGCATATCCATTCCTCTACTTTCGGCACCTCATCTTGGAGGACACCATGTAGGTGTACCTATTCCACCTCCACCACCTCCCCTTAGAGATGTCATCTCTCCACCTTTACTATCACACCATAGAGTTGTATCTGCTCCTCTATCTACCCGCGAAGGTGTATCAACTGATTCGTCTTCTCCCATGGTGCAGAGAGGTGTATCAGCTCCTCCACCTTCGTCGTCTCCCTCTGGAGGTGTATCTTGTCCTCCACCTCCACCCCCACTTCCAACTCCACCTCCTAGTGATGTATTCATTTCACCTTCACAGCCTCCTTCTAGAGTTGTATCTATTTCTCCACTATCGTCGCCTCCCTTCGGAGTTGTACATGCTCATCCTCCGCCCCCTCCACCCACTCCACCGCCTTTGGCCCCACCTCCACCACATTCAATCCCACCTCCTATTGATGTATTTATTTCACCTCCGCAGCCCCCTTCTCGATTTGTATCTATTCCATTGCTGTCGCCTTCCACTGGAGTTGTACATGCTCATCCTCCACCACTTTCACCTCTACCGCCTCTATCTGGAGTTGTAGTTGCTcatcctccaccacctccacctcTGCCGCCTCCCTTCAGAGTTCTAGTTGCTCATGTTCCACCACCGCCACCTCTATCGCCTCCCTTTGGAGTTATAGTTGCTCATCCTCCACCACCTTCACCTCCAACTCCACCACCTCCACCtctacctccacctccacctccattgCCATCCTTTGGAGTTGTATCTCCTCCTTCACCGTGGCCTCCCCTTGGAGGAGCCATGTCTACTCCTCCGTTGCCACCGCCTCCTCCTAAAGGAGTTGTGTTTGCTCCTCCTATGTCGCCTCCCTCTAGAGCAAGTGTATCCACTCCTCCGCTGCCTCCCCTTGGAAGTGTATCCACTCCTCCACCTTCACTGCCTCCTCTCAGAGGAGATGTATCTACACCTCCACCTCCATCGCCTTCCCTTGGAGCAAATGTATGTacccctccacctccacctccatctCCACCTCCATCGCCTTCCCCTGGAGCAAATGTATCTacccctccacctccacctccacctccgcctccacctccacctcaatCGCCTTCCCTTGGAGCAAATGTATGTtaccctccacctccacctccacctccgcctCCACCTCCATCGCCTTCCCTTGGAGCAAATGTATGTtaccctccacctccacctccacctccacctccacctccatcgCCTTCCCCTGGAGCAAATGTATCTatccctccacctccacctccacctccgccACCATTGTCTCCTTCTGAAGGAGGTGTATTTGGTCCACCTACAACACCTCCTCCTAGAGGAGGTGTATTCGCACCACCACCTCCACCGCCTCCCATTGGAGGAGGTGTATTTGCACCACCCCCTCCACTGCCTCCCCTTGGAGAAGGTGTAGTCGCATCGCCACCTCCACCGCCTCCCCCTGGAGGAGGTGTAGTCACACCGCCACCTCCACCGCCTCCCGCTGGAGGAGGTGTAGTCGCGCCGCCACCTCCACCGCCTCCCCTTGGAGGGGGCGTATTTGTGcaaccaccacctcctccgcctACCCCCGGAGGAGGTGTATTCGTGACACCACCTCCACCGCCTCCCCCTGGAGGAGGTGTATTTGCTCCACCTCCACTTCCTCCCCCCGGAGGAGGTGGGCAagctccaccaccacctcccccTGGAGGTGTATTTGCTCCACCTCCGCCACCTCTCCCCGGAGGCTGTGGCCAAGCTCCACCTCCTCCACCTCCCCCTGGAGGAGCTGTGTCTACTCCTCCACCTCCACCCAGGGCTCCTGGTGCTCCACCCCCACCAAGGGCTCCAGGTGCTCCACCTCCACCTGGGGCTCCAGGTGCTCCTCCGCCTCCTCAAGCTGGCATAAGAGGCTTACCTCCAAATTCCATGGCTGGGGGAAGGGGAAACATGCTTGCACGTCCTGGAGGACCAGGTATGTCAGCAGCCCGAAGGTCACCATTTAAGCCATTGCATTGGGTGAAAGTATCAAGAGCCATGCAAGGAAGCTTATGGGCCGAGTTACAGAAACATGCTGATGCTCACAG CACTTCAGAATTTGATGTGTCAGAACTTGAAAGTCTCTTCTCTGCAGTAGTTCCAAAGTCAAAGGATAGCTCAAAATCTGACGGCCGACAAAAATCTGCTGGATCTAAATCTGATAAAGTTCACCTG AGTGCTGTTCTTGCGTTGGACGATTCACTTCTTGATGCTGATCAAGTAGAAAACTTGATAAAGTTTTGTCCCACCAAAGAGGAAATGGAACTTCTTAAG GGCTACAGTGGCAACAAGGAAAACCTTGGGAAATGTGAGCAG TTCTTTTTGGAGTTGATGAAAGTACCACGGGTTGAATCCAAACTACGGGTATTTGCATTCAAGATTCAGTTCAACTCACAA ATTTCAGATATTAGAAAGATTTTGCACACTGTAGATTCTGCTTGTGAAGAG GTCCGGGGCTCTGAGAAATTAAAGGAAATAATGAAGAAGATTCTGCATCTTGGAAATACACTAAACCAGGGAACTGCAAGAG